Proteins encoded within one genomic window of Haematobia irritans isolate KBUSLIRL chromosome 5, ASM5000362v1, whole genome shotgun sequence:
- the LOC142240134 gene encoding uncharacterized protein LOC142240134, whose translation MARIGRCGCGRYVVSAGRHTANETMALLHNKFNGRVISRNGDVNWPPRSCDLTPLDFFLWGYLKEKVYVDKPATIQELKDEIIRHINGIEPPLCLSVIENLDHRMKVCHRGRGAHLADI comes from the coding sequence atggcccgaattggaagatgtggatgtggacgatatgtggtttcagcaggacgccacacagctaacgaaacaatggctcttttgcacaacaaattcaatggccgtgttatctcacgtaatggcgatgtcaattggccgccaagatcatgtgatttgacaccgttggacttttttctttggggttatttgaaagaaaaggtgtacgtcgataagccagcaacaattcaagagctaaaggatgagataattcggcacattaacggcatagaacctccattatgcctcagcgtcatcgaaaatttggaccatcgaatgaaggtgtgccaccgaggtcgcggcgcccatttggccgatatttga